In the genome of Neovison vison isolate M4711 chromosome 3, ASM_NN_V1, whole genome shotgun sequence, one region contains:
- the LOC122901949 gene encoding proteolipid protein 2-like translates to MVESERASARGCCKAFTNFLCTRKGTLLFAETILCLVILIWFSISTPGYSTLSVVEMILAEIFFVIYMCDLPTKIQSINWPWTDFFRSLIAVTLYLITSIVVLVNRGNRSIIIAGALGLAAACLFGYDAYITYPLR, encoded by the coding sequence ATGGTGGAGTCTGAGCGCGCCTCAGCCCGTGGCTGCTGCAAGGCCTTCACCAATTTCTTGTGCACCAGAAAGGGAACTCTCCTATTTGCTGAGACTATATTGTGCCTGGTGATTCTAATCTGGTTCAGCATCTCAACACCAGGATACTCCACTCTGTCAGTGGTTGAGATGATCCTTGCTGAGATCTTCTTTGTCATCTACATGTGTGACCTACCCACCAAGATACAATCCATCAACTGGCCTTGGACTGATTTCTTCCGGTCCCTCATTGCCGTCACCCTCTACCTAATCACCTCCATTGTTGTCCTTGTCAACAGAGGAAATCGCTCCATAATCATTGCAGGGGCACTGGGCCTTGCTGCTGCATGCCTCTTTGGCTATGATGCCTACATCACCTACCCCTTGAGGTAA